Proteins encoded by one window of Dioscorea cayenensis subsp. rotundata cultivar TDr96_F1 chromosome 20, TDr96_F1_v2_PseudoChromosome.rev07_lg8_w22 25.fasta, whole genome shotgun sequence:
- the LOC120251891 gene encoding uncharacterized protein LOC120251891: MAEPRRTLSDYERPQFTGEEFSVHAPTVPANNFEIKASTIGMIQNSVQFDGLADEDPHAHLSRFLQICSTFKINSVSDDAIRLRLFPFSLRGAAYRWLTSLAPGSITTWKEMTRLRQEISAFPARDSETLFEAHKRFKDLLRKCPHHGFSSWMRIQMLCNGLNYATRQLIDAAAGGSLSNKTPEDAEMLIENMASNECHWSTRQKPPKAAGIYEIDDNTALAAKVEALTKRFDPVYVGFKLKFWSIETVDYVGGGPRGPGNPYGNTYNRGGGITQKFSPGSTTQPRPQADLEGLSHQLPQQPEKKFSTEDVLARFMISTESKFERPPGSLPSNTENNPREHLKAVTLRSGKQVEARAKEGSSTEHDGVAVREDPMSSESLVDGGKEKQDEEILQLPTPRVPEYKPTIPYPARLKQDKEEAQFKKFLNVFKQLHINIPLVEALTQMPKYAKFMKDLLTNKRKLEELESVALPRNCSAMIL, from the exons ATGGCAGAACCAAGGCGTACCTTGTCCGATTATGAAAGGCCTCAGTTTACTGGTGAGGAATTCAGTGTGCATGCTCCCACCGTGCCGGCtaacaactttgaaatcaaagcaagcacaattgggATGATCCAAAATTCTGTACAATTTGATGGGCTCGCTGATGAAGACCCGCATGCGCATTTGTCtcgcttcctccaaatttgttccaccttcaaGATTAACTCAGTGTCTGATGATGcgataagattgagattattccctTTCAGTCTAAGGGGAGCAGCATATCGGTGGCTCACGTCATTGGCACCGGGGTCGatcaccacttggaaggaaatg ACTagattgaggcaagaaatttctgCATTCCCAGCAAGGGACTCGGAGACACTTTTTGAAGCACAcaagagattcaaggatctcctacggaagtgcccccatcatggcttcTCCTCGTGGATGAGAATTCAGATGCTTTGCAATGGTCTGAATTATGCAACTAGACAACTCATCGATGCTGCAGCAGGGGGGTCATTGAGTAATAAAACCCCTGAAGATGCTGAAATgttgattgaaaacatggcgAGTAACGAATGCCACTGGTCTACTAGACAGAAACCACCTAAGGCAGCTGGAATTTATGAGATAGATGACAACACTGCACTAGCCGCTAAGGTGGAGGCCCTAACAAAGAGATTCGATCCGGTTTATGTTGGGTTCAAGCTCAAATTCTGGAGCA TCGagacagttgattatgttgggggagGTCCTCGAGGTCCAGGCAATCCCTATGGAAACACATACAAtcggggtggaggaatcacccaaaaATTTTCCCCAGGGTCAACAACGCAACCTCGGCCTCAAGCAGACCTCGAGGGACTTTCACATCAACTTCCGCAGCAGCCCGAGAAGaagttctccaccgaagatgtGTTAGCGAGATTCATGATCAGCACTGAG AGCAAATTCGAGCGCCCACCGGGTAGCCTCCCTAGTAACACTGAGAATAATCCTAGGGAGCATTTGAAGGCCGTCACCCTCAGAAGCGGGAAACAGGTTGAAGCACGAGCCAAGGAGGGCTCAAGTACTGAGCATGATGGGGTAGCCGTACGGGAAGACCCTATGTCGTCTGAGAGTTTAGTTGATGGgggaaaagaaaagcaagatGAAGAAATCCTTCAACTACCAACACCGAGGGTACCTGAGTACAAGCCGACTATTCCCTATCCGGCTAGGTTAAAGCAAGATAAAGAGGAggctcaattcaagaaattcctgAATGTGTTCAAGCAGTTACACATAAATATCCCTCTTGTTGAGGCGTTAAcccaaatgcccaagtatgccaaaTTTATGAAAGACCTGctgactaacaagagaaaattaGAGGAATTAGAATCTGTTGCATTGCCACGGAACTGCTCGGCAATGATTCTGTAG
- the LOC120251892 gene encoding zinc finger BED domain-containing protein RICESLEEPER 3-like gives MESQSSTPINLGDENVEPESKRGRSDVWEHFDKLPPIDANSQRAQCKYCKKAYSCKSTGGTSHLRRHLTKCPKRVCRDIRQYTISHQTTTSGTSFSNYKIDVEIIRREIAMMIAIDEQPFIMVENIGFRRVIAAACPEFKMMSRKTIKRDIMLLYKRERQNLKDILIECPSRICLTSDTWKSITEDHYICVTAHFIDHEWLLHKRLIHFKLIPPPYDSFSIEDEINTCVAQWNIQHKLFSITLDNLSTNDCVVSLLKSRLNQRGFLPCDGEFFHIRCCAHILNLVVQSAFNLIMLTIESFLTPMVKEMQRKFDKYWSEYSLILSCAVILDPRYKVKFVEFCYTKVYGMESREYTSNVVATLYKCFEAYKKDRASSSQYTMSSKSNLTINDDDYDEMQELDAFEGHVSRVQMQKSELDLYLEEPCLDRNVEEHI, from the exons ATGGAAAGTCAATCAAGTacaccaattaatcttggtgatgaaaatgttgaGCCTGAATCAAAGCGTGGTAGATCGGATGTGTGGGAGCATTTTGACAAATTACCACCAATTGATGCAAATTCACAAAGAGCTCAATGCAAATATTGTAAGAAGGCATATTCTTGCAAAAGCACAGGAGGAACATCGCATTTGAGGAGGCACTTGACTAAATGTCCGAAACGTGTTTGTCGTGACATTAGACAATACACAATTTCTCATCAAACAACAACCAGCGGTACGTCAttctcaaattataaaattgatgtTGAGATCATTCGTAGAGAAATTGCTATGATGATTGCTATTGATGAACAACCTTTCATAATGGTTGAGAATATTGGATTTAGGCGTGTGATAGCAGCTGCATGTCCTGAATTTAAAATGATGAgtagaaaaacaatcaaaagagaTATTATGTTGCTATATAAGCGGGAAAGACAGAATTTGAAAGACATATTGATTGAGTGCCCTAGTAGAATATGCTTAACATCAGACACTTGGAAATCTATCACTGAAGATCACTATATTTGTGTTACGGCGCATTTTATTGATCATGAATGGTTGTTGCATAAGAGGCTTATCCATTTTAAACTCATTCCACCTCCGTATGACAGCTTTTCTATTGAAGATGAAATTAATACCTGTGTTGCTCAATGGAACATTCAACATAAACTATTTAGTATCACTTTGGATAATCTGAGTACAAACGACTGTGTTGTTTCATTGCTTAAGAGTCGTCTTAACCAGCGGGGTTTTCTTCCTTGTGATGGTGAATTCTTTCATATACGATGTTGTGctcatatattaaatttggttGTGCAATCAGCATTTAATCTTATTATGTTGACCATTG AAAGCTTCTTGACACCTATGGTTAAAGAAATGCAGAGGAAGTTTGACAAATATTGGTCTGAATATAGCTTGATTTTatcttgtgctgtgattttggATCCTCGCTATAAAGTTaaatttgttgaattttgttaTACTAAAGTGTATGGGATGGAATCTAGAGAATACACTTCGAATGTGGTTGCTACTCTTTATAAATGTTTTGAAGCTTACAAAAAAGATCGAGCATCTTCTTCACAGTATACTATGAGTTCCAAAAGCAATTTGActattaatgatgatgattatgatgaaatgCAAGAGTTAGATGCATTTGAAGGTCATGTTAGTAGAGTTCAAATGCAAAAATCAGAGTTGGATCTTTATTTGGAAGAACCATGTTTGGATCGAAATGTGGA AGAGCACATTTAG